The following coding sequences are from one Cydia splendana chromosome 15, ilCydSple1.2, whole genome shotgun sequence window:
- the LOC134797760 gene encoding uncharacterized protein LOC134797760 produces MHRDVVAVDRNLTPLSLANENWRKPVVLSTADRKAAWESKALHGRFYKALTGPDVDLLASVNWLRFGDLFGETEGFACAIADEVMMTNNYRKYILKDGTVDICRACRRPGESLRHIISGCSHLANGEYLHRHNLVARIIHQQLALLYGLVDREVPYYKYLPAPVLENGRATLYWDRSIITDRTIVANKPDIVLIDRSQRRAVLADVTIPHDENLVKAEKDKSSKYLDLAHEITAMWDVDSTIIVPIVVSANGLIAKSLDHHLERLSLGGWIKGQMQKAVILDTARIVRRFLTLRP; encoded by the coding sequence atgcatcgtgatgtggtggcagtagacaggaacctcacgccgctctccttggcaaacgagaactggcgcaaacctgtggtactaagtactgcggatcgcaaggcggcatgggagagtaaggcgctacacgggcggttctacaaggccctcacgggacccgatgtggacctgctcgcgtcggtgaactggttacgattcggggacctcttcggagaaaccgagggttttgcctgtgcaattgcggacgaagtgatgatgacgaacaactatcggaaatatatcctgaaggacggtacggtcgacatttgtcgggcatgccgccgtcccggagagtcactcaggcatatcatttccggttgttctcatcttgctaacggtgagtacttgcacagacataatctcgtagccaggattattcaccagcaacttgctcttctatacggccttgtggaccgcgaagtaccgtactacaagtacttacctgcgcctgttctcgagaatggtcgtgccacgctctattgggatcgatctatcatcaccgacaggactattgtcgccaataagcctgacatcgtgctgatagaccgatcgcagcgccgggccgtgctcgccgacgtcaccatcccccatgatgagaatctcgtgaaggccgagaaggacaagtccagcaagtacctagacttagctcacgagattaccgccatgtgggatgttgactcgacgatcattgttccgatagttgtgtcagcgaacggtctcatagcgaagagtctcgaccatcacctagagagactctcgctgggtggttggatcaagggtcagatgcagaaggcggtaatattggacacggcgcgtatagtacgtcggttcctcactctgcggccctga
- the LOC134797772 gene encoding mitochondrial coenzyme A diphosphatase NUDT8, which translates to MSGKAAFAIQTLFSTASRDRCIANMMKFPIPRRQGKEPTASAAVLIPLCDVDNTPSLLYTVRADNLRSHSGQISFPGGKMDKNETLVQTALRETEEEIGLSRTKIELWGQGPPVPGRNNQIMITPVVGAIRCLEEKDLDINKEEVAQIFTLPIESLCEKKNQLYTQFNNGFILPVFIVDHYRIWGVTGVLTHMLLSSLFTKDVYKNEWMRRKVELK; encoded by the coding sequence ATGTCTGGTAAGGCAGCTTTTGCTATACAGACTTTATTTTCGACAGCATCTCGAGACAGATGTATAGCGAATATGATGAAATTTCCCATTCCTCGAAGACAGGGCAAAGAGCCTACTGCGTCGGCGGCCGTTCTTATTCCTCTGTGCGACGTTGACAACACTCCGTCATTGTTGTACACTGTGCGGGCGGACAACCTGAGGAGCCATAGCGGACAAATTTCGTTTCCTGGTGGAAAAATGGATAAAAACGAGACGCTGGTACAAACTGCCTTACGTGAGACTGAAGAAGAAATAGGCCTGTCACGGACAAAGATAGAACTGTGGGGACAGGGACCCCCCGTGCCGGGGCGCAACAACCAAATCATGATAACCCCTGTGGTCGGGGCTATAAGGTGCTTAGAAGAAAAAGATCTGGATATTAACAAGGAGGAGGTTGCCCAGATCTTTACATTACCAATAGAATCCTTGTGTGAGAAAAAGAATCAACTCTACACACAGTTCAATAATGGCTTCATATTACCTGTGTTTATTGTAGATCATTATAGAATATGGGGAGTCACAGGCGTCCTCACCCATATGCTCCTTAGCTCTCTATTTACTAAAGATGTTTATAAAAATGAGTGGATGAGACGGAAAGTTGAGTTAAAGTGA